Proteins co-encoded in one Flavobacterium sp. M31R6 genomic window:
- a CDS encoding NRDE family protein, with protein MCTVSFVCSNDKVIITSNRDEKIIRPSAIPPKNYTLNGKNIIYPKDSKAGGTWFVVDENGTVLVLLNGANEKHQVQLPYRKSRGQIVLEMISSVSPKVFWNEIDLENIEPFTLVLFQDKQLFQLRWNGIEKSTIVLETDKNYVWSSSTLYSKDIREQRSNWFYSFLVANPEITEEKMLHFHRYTETDNTEHGLVINRNNELKTLSITQAVIEKNKVIMYHLDLIAENEYSKTFICI; from the coding sequence ATGTGTACAGTAAGTTTTGTTTGTTCCAATGATAAAGTTATCATTACTTCGAATCGGGATGAAAAAATAATAAGGCCAAGTGCAATTCCACCAAAGAATTACACGTTGAACGGGAAAAATATTATTTATCCAAAAGACTCCAAAGCAGGAGGAACTTGGTTTGTGGTGGATGAAAACGGAACGGTTTTGGTTTTGTTAAACGGAGCCAACGAAAAACACCAAGTGCAATTGCCTTATCGAAAAAGCCGTGGTCAAATTGTTCTCGAAATGATAAGTAGCGTGTCACCAAAGGTTTTTTGGAATGAAATTGATTTAGAAAACATCGAGCCGTTTACTTTAGTTTTGTTTCAGGATAAACAGCTTTTTCAATTGCGTTGGAATGGAATCGAAAAATCAACTATAGTTTTAGAAACTGATAAAAATTATGTTTGGTCATCGTCAACCCTTTATTCAAAAGATATTCGAGAGCAACGTTCGAATTGGTTTTATTCTTTTTTAGTTGCCAATCCTGAAATTACAGAAGAAAAAATGCTGCATTTTCATCGCTATACCGAAACGGATAATACCGAACATGGCTTGGTGATTAATCGAAACAATGAGCTGAAAACTTTGAGCATTACACAGGCTGTAATCGAGAAAAACAAAGTGATAATGTATCATTTGGACTTGATCGCAGAAAATGAATATTCCAAAACATTTATATGCATTTAA
- a CDS encoding DinB family protein: MLIPSINNSLDELIELLNQLSDEEYSKSCFELSGSSIGEHTRHIVEMFQCLVRNYDSGIVNYDKRDRNKLIETNTDFAIQVILDSKNSISKENKNLELQQIIDGNAVHIQSNYYRELLYNLEHCIHHQALIKVAILKCESIAVDDNFGVARSTIEYRKQCVQ, encoded by the coding sequence ATGCTAATTCCATCTATAAACAATAGCCTGGACGAACTGATTGAATTGCTCAATCAATTGTCTGATGAGGAATATTCTAAATCTTGTTTTGAACTGAGTGGTTCCAGTATAGGAGAACATACGCGACATATCGTTGAAATGTTTCAGTGCTTAGTAAGAAATTATGATTCAGGAATCGTGAATTATGATAAAAGAGATCGTAATAAATTGATAGAAACCAATACTGATTTTGCTATTCAAGTGATTTTGGATAGCAAAAACAGCATTTCAAAAGAAAATAAAAATCTAGAACTGCAACAAATCATTGATGGTAATGCTGTCCATATTCAAAGCAATTATTATCGAGAATTATTATATAATTTGGAACATTGCATTCATCATCAAGCTTTAATTAAAGTGGCGATTTTAAAATGTGAAAGCATAGCCGTTGACGATAATTTTGGAGTGGCTCGTTCTACAATTGAATATAGAAAACAATGTGTACAGTAA
- a CDS encoding DoxX family protein: MKTSILIWIVRLTAAIILLQTLYFKFTAAEESVYIFSTLGIEPYGRIGSGIAELIAAILILIPRTTWLGALMGAGVMLGAILSHLFVLGIEVKNDGGELFILAIITFLCCIALIYWNKSKIINLLKMKL; this comes from the coding sequence ATGAAAACATCAATTTTAATTTGGATTGTGCGATTAACGGCAGCAATCATTTTATTGCAAACGCTGTATTTTAAATTCACGGCCGCCGAAGAAAGTGTTTATATTTTCTCTACCTTAGGAATAGAACCGTACGGCAGAATTGGATCTGGAATAGCCGAGTTAATCGCTGCTATTTTAATTCTGATTCCAAGAACAACTTGGTTAGGTGCATTAATGGGAGCAGGAGTAATGCTTGGCGCTATTTTATCACATCTTTTTGTATTGGGAATCGAGGTTAAAAATGATGGAGGCGAGTTGTTTATTTTAGCAATAATTACCTTTCTTTGTTGTATTGCATTGATTTATTGGAATAAAAGTAAAATTATCAACCTCTTAAAAATGAAACTATAA
- a CDS encoding YHS domain-containing (seleno)protein, giving the protein MKRVIVLLLVVFGFSVTFAQSSAKKLSEYNLEKRVAIQGYDPVSYFKQNKAIKGKKEIFTTYDGVIYQFSSAANKETFLKSPASFEPQYGGWCAYAMGSVGEKVEINPETFKIIDGKLYLFYNAYFNNTLKSWNKEEVSLKAKADTNWKKIIK; this is encoded by the coding sequence ATGAAAAGAGTAATTGTACTGCTGTTGGTTGTTTTTGGATTCTCGGTAACATTCGCACAAAGTTCAGCCAAAAAATTATCCGAATATAATTTGGAAAAAAGAGTCGCCATTCAAGGCTACGATCCCGTGTCTTATTTTAAACAAAATAAAGCCATAAAGGGTAAAAAAGAAATTTTTACTACTTACGATGGGGTTATTTATCAATTTTCTTCTGCCGCAAATAAAGAAACTTTCTTGAAAAGTCCAGCTTCTTTCGAGCCACAATACGGTGGTTGGTGTGCCTATGCGATGGGAAGTGTCGGCGAAAAAGTCGAAATAAATCCTGAGACTTTCAAAATTATTGATGGGAAATTGTATTTGTTTTATAATGCTTATTTCAATAATACTTTAAAAAGTTGGAACAAGGAGGAAGTTAGTTTGAAAGCAAAAGCGGATACCAATTGGAAGAAAATTATAAAGTAA
- a CDS encoding helix-turn-helix domain-containing protein, with protein MIDQSTFTLVNPQNGNLAFKLFSLESLSCFDHIQRLNYYSLIWVQKGKGKVKVDFSEYDFSENQLLAFAPYQPFMLSSTDAIEGKVIHFHPDFFCIMKHHDEVACNGVLFNNIYEPPYVIIDEGARATFNMVLEQMKIEMQNPALAQYELLISYLKIFLITASRLKKEQQPKEFVSIEENTAPFILQNLKNFIEQNFKTKHSASDYADLLNISPKALAKITKNHFNKTLTNLIAERIIIEAKRELYLTNKPVKEIAYELGYDDEHYFSRFFKINAEVSPQMYRDTVGFAKAVS; from the coding sequence ATGATAGATCAATCCACTTTTACTTTAGTCAATCCACAAAACGGAAATTTGGCTTTCAAACTTTTTTCTTTAGAAAGCTTATCTTGTTTTGACCACATTCAGCGATTGAATTATTATTCATTAATATGGGTTCAAAAGGGGAAAGGTAAAGTAAAAGTAGATTTTTCAGAATATGATTTTTCAGAAAATCAATTATTGGCTTTTGCGCCATATCAGCCTTTTATGTTGTCATCCACTGATGCCATCGAGGGAAAAGTGATTCATTTTCATCCCGATTTTTTTTGCATTATGAAACACCACGATGAAGTAGCTTGCAATGGGGTTTTGTTCAACAATATTTATGAACCTCCGTATGTAATAATTGATGAAGGGGCTAGAGCTACATTCAATATGGTTTTGGAACAAATGAAGATTGAAATGCAGAATCCAGCATTGGCACAATATGAGTTGTTGATATCCTATTTGAAAATTTTTCTCATTACAGCTTCTCGATTAAAAAAAGAGCAGCAACCAAAAGAGTTTGTTTCAATAGAAGAAAATACAGCGCCATTTATTCTTCAAAATTTAAAAAATTTCATTGAGCAGAATTTCAAAACCAAACATTCTGCAAGTGATTATGCCGATTTACTTAATATTTCTCCAAAGGCTTTAGCCAAAATCACCAAAAATCACTTCAATAAAACATTGACTAATTTAATTGCAGAACGCATTATCATCGAAGCCAAAAGGGAATTGTACTTAACGAATAAACCAGTTAAAGAAATTGCCTATGAACTTGGGTACGATGATGAGCATTATTTTAGTCGTTTCTTTAAAATCAATGCCGAAGTTTCTCCTCAGATGTATCGTGATACCGTTGGTTTTGCCAAGGCAGTCAGTTGA
- a CDS encoding pyridoxamine 5'-phosphate oxidase family protein — protein sequence MAKNFAEIAFTDAVKALQEQHGSRKGYERMEKFNIIDGLSQNEMDFISNRDSFYLASIGEKNFPYIQHRGGPKSFVKVLDKNTIGFIDFSGNKQYISVGNFATNNNVALIMMDYPARARLKILAKAEIIELKDNPELLSKLDLDDYQFRPERMMLFHIEAFDWNCPQHIKQRFTLEEIQIAFEPKFQYISKLEEEIENLKSRLKDSGLN from the coding sequence ATGGCCAAAAATTTCGCAGAAATAGCTTTTACCGATGCTGTCAAAGCATTGCAGGAGCAACACGGAAGCCGAAAAGGTTATGAACGAATGGAAAAGTTCAATATCATTGACGGTTTATCCCAAAATGAAATGGATTTTATAAGCAATCGAGACAGTTTTTATTTAGCCTCCATTGGTGAAAAAAATTTCCCTTACATTCAGCATCGCGGCGGACCCAAAAGTTTTGTGAAAGTCTTGGATAAAAATACTATTGGTTTTATCGATTTTTCAGGAAACAAGCAATATATATCGGTTGGAAATTTTGCAACCAACAATAATGTAGCGCTAATAATGATGGATTATCCCGCAAGGGCGAGACTGAAAATTTTAGCCAAAGCAGAAATTATTGAACTCAAGGACAATCCAGAATTACTGTCCAAACTCGATTTAGATGACTATCAGTTTCGTCCAGAACGGATGATGCTTTTTCATATTGAAGCTTTTGATTGGAATTGTCCTCAGCATATCAAACAGCGGTTTACTTTGGAAGAAATACAAATTGCTTTTGAACCAAAGTTTCAATACATTTCAAAATTAGAAGAAGAAATAGAAAATCTTAAAAGCAGACTAAAAGACTCTGGTTTAAACTAA
- a CDS encoding nuclear transport factor 2 family protein: MEQRYPLPPFNMETALQKVQLAEDAWNSKDPERVALAYTIDTEWRNRTDFINGRDAVKEFLKGKWEKELDYKLKKELWGFRENRMAVRFEYEYRNVAGQWFRAYGNENWEFDENGLMRKRFASINDLPIDEKDRKFK, encoded by the coding sequence ATGGAACAAAGATATCCACTTCCTCCATTTAATATGGAAACTGCTTTGCAAAAAGTACAATTGGCCGAAGATGCTTGGAATAGCAAAGACCCAGAACGTGTTGCTTTGGCCTATACTATTGATACGGAATGGCGTAATAGAACTGATTTTATTAATGGTCGAGATGCTGTTAAAGAATTTCTGAAAGGCAAATGGGAAAAAGAACTCGATTATAAACTAAAAAAAGAGTTATGGGGTTTTCGCGAAAATAGAATGGCGGTTCGTTTTGAATATGAATATCGAAATGTGGCTGGACAATGGTTTCGGGCCTACGGAAATGAAAACTGGGAGTTTGATGAAAATGGTTTGATGCGCAAACGATTTGCCAGTATCAATGATTTACCAATTGACGAGAAAGACAGAAAATTTAAATAA
- a CDS encoding thioredoxin family protein produces MTTENNLSSITNLEYKAYFQKGINYNEYKEHMADDLAANSDVKIKEYISLNQHRMHRVEKTYVVSNKLMKEVQLLKNKTYWLVLTEHWCGDASQILPALHKIEAESEGKIEMKLVYRDQNLELMDQYLTNNGRSIPKLIQLDSNYNVTGIWGPRPEFAQNLVKVLKSNPTTADTYANQLHLWYAKDRQKSLEIEISELLVQSTLLQIDALS; encoded by the coding sequence ATGACAACGGAAAATAATCTTAGCTCCATTACAAATTTAGAATACAAAGCCTACTTTCAAAAAGGAATAAATTACAATGAATACAAGGAACACATGGCAGATGATTTGGCTGCTAATTCTGATGTCAAAATAAAAGAATACATTAGCTTGAATCAGCATCGTATGCATCGTGTGGAAAAAACATATGTTGTTTCAAATAAATTAATGAAAGAAGTACAACTCTTAAAAAACAAAACCTATTGGTTGGTTTTAACTGAGCATTGGTGTGGTGATGCTTCGCAGATATTACCAGCATTGCATAAAATAGAGGCAGAGAGCGAAGGGAAAATTGAAATGAAATTAGTTTATAGAGATCAGAATTTGGAATTGATGGATCAGTATTTAACCAATAACGGTCGGTCAATTCCAAAATTAATTCAATTGGATTCTAATTATAATGTAACTGGTATTTGGGGCCCAAGACCGGAATTTGCGCAAAATTTAGTTAAGGTGTTAAAGTCCAATCCAACAACGGCAGACACCTACGCAAATCAGCTTCATTTGTGGTATGCAAAAGACAGACAAAAATCTTTAGAAATTGAAATCTCTGAACTTTTAGTGCAATCCACGTTATTGCAAATAGACGCTTTATCTTAA
- a CDS encoding carboxymuconolactone decarboxylase family protein — MTTTTFLVPTRSEVSENNQAIFDNLQKALGFVPNLYATIGYSKNGLERFLAFQNAKTTLSNKEKEAVNLIVSQVNNCTYCQSAHTVIGKMNGFTDEQLLDIRRGKATDPKLNALVQLAAEITKTRGNANSDLVDAFFAQGYTNENLIDLMLLISDKTAMNYLHNLTQVPVDFPLAPAL; from the coding sequence ATGACAACTACAACATTTTTAGTCCCAACAAGATCAGAAGTTTCAGAAAACAACCAAGCAATTTTTGACAACCTGCAAAAAGCATTAGGATTTGTTCCTAATTTATATGCTACAATTGGATATTCAAAAAATGGATTAGAGCGTTTTTTAGCCTTTCAGAATGCTAAAACTACTTTATCCAATAAAGAAAAAGAAGCGGTAAATTTAATCGTAAGTCAAGTTAACAACTGTACATATTGCCAAAGTGCCCACACTGTTATTGGGAAAATGAATGGTTTTACAGATGAGCAATTATTGGATATCCGAAGAGGAAAAGCTACTGATCCAAAATTGAACGCATTAGTACAACTTGCTGCAGAAATTACTAAAACTAGAGGAAATGCTAATTCTGATTTAGTAGACGCTTTTTTTGCTCAAGGTTATACTAATGAAAATCTAATTGATTTGATGCTTTTAATAAGTGATAAAACAGCAATGAACTATTTACACAATTTAACACAAGTGCCAGTTGATTTTCCTTTGGCACCAGCTTTATAA
- a CDS encoding Crp/Fnr family transcriptional regulator, with protein MYDELKYWYLRDHKLFWTLSMSQIKQLCIITGFKKAKKGDVIYFSSSDVPRVFLLKKGNIKIVAVDEDGNETIKDIIQKGDLFGELTLENDVNSNEYAKALTDEIIICSFLLSDFENLLLQNPSLALSYTKFVGLKMKRIKNSYANLISKDAKTRLYQFLKDWAEREGKRTDNRVVLENYLTQNDIAQIICTSRQTTTQLLNEMETKGLLYYNRKEIIIEDITRL; from the coding sequence ATGTACGACGAATTAAAATATTGGTACCTTCGGGATCACAAATTATTTTGGACATTGAGTATGTCACAAATTAAGCAGTTGTGTATTATTACAGGTTTTAAAAAAGCCAAAAAAGGAGATGTCATCTATTTTTCTTCCTCAGATGTACCAAGAGTTTTTTTACTGAAAAAAGGCAATATCAAAATTGTTGCTGTCGATGAAGATGGAAATGAAACTATCAAAGACATTATCCAAAAAGGAGATTTGTTTGGTGAATTGACCTTGGAAAATGATGTAAATTCCAATGAATATGCAAAAGCATTGACGGATGAAATCATTATTTGCAGTTTTTTATTATCCGATTTTGAAAATTTATTGCTTCAAAATCCTAGTTTGGCTTTGTCTTACACCAAGTTTGTAGGGTTGAAAATGAAACGCATTAAAAACAGTTATGCTAATTTAATTTCGAAGGATGCCAAAACCCGGTTGTATCAATTCCTAAAAGATTGGGCTGAACGAGAAGGTAAGCGAACTGATAATAGAGTTGTTCTTGAAAATTATCTAACTCAGAATGATATAGCTCAAATTATTTGTACTTCCAGACAAACTACCACGCAATTGCTAAATGAAATGGAAACCAAAGGCTTGTTGTATTACAATCGAAAAGAAATCATCATTGAAGACATCACTAGATTATAA
- a CDS encoding acyl-CoA dehydrogenase, whose protein sequence is MDFNLTEEQLMIQQAARDFAQTELLEGVIERDEHSKFPTEQVKKMAELGFMGMMVDTKYGGSGLDSVSYVLAISEIAKIDASAAVIMSVNNSLVCAGLEKYCNEEQKMKYLVPLAKGEVIGAFCLSEPEAGSDATSQKTTAIDKGDHYLLNGTKNWITNGASASTYIVIAQTDIEKGHKGINAFIVEKGWVGFDIGPKEKKMGIRGSDTHSLMFNDVKVPKENRIGADGFGFNFAMAVLNGGRIGIASQALGIATGAYELALKYSQERKAFGKEIFKHQAIAFKLADMATQISAARLLCFNAAYQKDQGMDISQSGAMAKLFASQTAMDTTIEAVQIHGGNGYVAEYHVERMMRDAKITQIYEGTSEIQRIVISRTLIA, encoded by the coding sequence ATGGATTTTAATCTAACCGAAGAACAATTAATGATACAGCAAGCAGCGCGAGATTTTGCTCAAACTGAATTGTTGGAAGGAGTAATAGAAAGAGACGAACACTCTAAATTTCCTACCGAACAGGTCAAAAAAATGGCTGAACTTGGATTTATGGGAATGATGGTTGATACCAAATATGGTGGTTCTGGTTTGGATAGCGTTTCTTATGTTCTTGCAATTTCTGAAATTGCCAAAATTGATGCTTCGGCAGCTGTTATTATGTCTGTGAATAATTCATTGGTTTGTGCAGGTTTAGAAAAATACTGCAATGAAGAACAAAAGATGAAATATTTGGTTCCACTCGCCAAAGGAGAGGTAATTGGAGCATTTTGTTTATCGGAGCCAGAAGCTGGTTCGGATGCGACTTCACAAAAAACTACTGCGATTGACAAAGGGGATCATTACTTATTGAATGGGACTAAAAACTGGATTACCAATGGAGCATCAGCTTCAACCTATATTGTGATTGCCCAAACTGATATTGAAAAAGGACATAAAGGAATCAATGCTTTTATTGTTGAAAAAGGTTGGGTTGGATTTGATATTGGTCCAAAAGAGAAGAAAATGGGTATTCGTGGTTCCGACACTCATTCCTTAATGTTTAATGATGTGAAAGTGCCTAAAGAAAATAGAATTGGAGCCGATGGTTTTGGATTCAATTTTGCCATGGCGGTTTTAAACGGTGGACGTATCGGTATTGCTTCTCAAGCATTGGGAATTGCAACTGGTGCTTATGAATTGGCGTTGAAATATTCTCAAGAGCGTAAAGCTTTTGGAAAAGAAATTTTCAAACATCAGGCAATAGCTTTCAAATTGGCTGATATGGCCACACAAATTTCGGCAGCGAGATTGTTGTGTTTTAATGCAGCTTACCAAAAAGATCAAGGAATGGATATTTCTCAATCTGGTGCAATGGCTAAATTATTTGCTTCACAAACCGCTATGGATACTACGATCGAAGCTGTACAAATTCACGGAGGAAACGGTTATGTAGCCGAGTATCATGTAGAGCGTATGATGCGTGATGCGAAAATTACTCAAATTTATGAAGGAACTTCCGAAATTCAACGTATTGTAATTTCAAGAACCTTAATCGCATAA
- a CDS encoding anhydro-N-acetylmuramic acid kinase, whose product MKKDYYNVIGVMSGTSLDGVDLAHIQFQIKDSKWAFEILECETISYNLSWISILKTAVDYSKNELLELNKNYTQLLASIISDFIKKHTIENLDAVCSHGHTILHQPQNGFTLQIGNLPEIAKLTQQKVVCDFRVQDVQLGGQGAPLVPIGDRILFSEYDYCMNLGGFSNVSFEENNRRIAFDISAVNTVLNFYANQLGLDYDDKGQISRTGNCNADLLNELNALDFYQKKHPKSLGFEFVKEVVLPIVDRYPISIEDKLQTYTEHIAIQIALALPKKKGSMLTTGGGAYNDFLIERIQFHLPEMEVIIPSKKILEFKEALIFALLGVLKMREEVNALQSVTGAKYDHSSGVIYSF is encoded by the coding sequence ATGAAAAAAGATTACTATAACGTTATCGGAGTGATGTCAGGAACTTCGCTAGATGGAGTCGATTTGGCTCATATTCAATTTCAAATAAAAGATAGCAAATGGGCATTTGAAATACTTGAATGCGAAACTATTTCTTACAATTTAAGTTGGATTTCAATCCTAAAAACAGCTGTAGATTACAGTAAAAATGAACTACTGGAATTAAACAAAAACTACACTCAACTATTGGCATCCATCATTTCTGATTTCATAAAAAAGCACACCATTGAAAATTTAGATGCAGTTTGTTCGCATGGACACACGATTTTACATCAACCCCAAAATGGCTTTACACTACAAATTGGGAATTTACCTGAAATTGCAAAACTTACACAACAAAAAGTAGTTTGCGATTTTAGAGTCCAAGATGTTCAATTGGGAGGACAAGGAGCTCCATTGGTACCCATCGGCGATCGCATATTATTTTCTGAATATGATTATTGTATGAATCTTGGTGGTTTTTCAAATGTATCTTTTGAAGAAAATAATAGACGAATTGCTTTTGATATTTCGGCCGTAAATACGGTTCTTAATTTTTATGCCAATCAATTGGGACTGGACTATGATGACAAAGGTCAAATTTCAAGAACAGGCAATTGCAATGCTGATTTACTTAATGAATTAAACGCTTTGGATTTTTATCAAAAAAAACACCCAAAATCATTGGGCTTCGAATTTGTAAAAGAAGTTGTTTTGCCAATAGTAGATCGTTATCCAATATCCATTGAAGACAAATTACAAACCTATACCGAACATATAGCTATCCAAATAGCATTGGCTTTGCCAAAGAAAAAAGGAAGCATGCTAACTACAGGAGGAGGTGCCTACAATGATTTTTTGATCGAAAGAATTCAATTTCATTTGCCAGAAATGGAGGTTATCATACCGTCAAAAAAAATCCTGGAATTCAAAGAAGCTTTAATTTTTGCATTACTGGGTGTTTTAAAAATGCGGGAAGAAGTTAATGCACTTCAGAGTGTAACAGGAGCAAAATACGACCACAGTTCTGGAGTAATTTATAGTTTTTAA
- a CDS encoding chalcone isomerase family protein: MKKILLIITLVISALFSEANAQKQIVFEGVTIPRTMKFENKTLQLNGAGSRSKMWVEVYIQALYLSQLSQNPKEIINDNLEMSVRIEITSALVSSGKLTRAMQTGFEKSAGTDFNTLKPKMELLKSYLADEIKRGDVFELTYNPTDSSVWVTKNGTLKGKVPGFDFKKVFFGIWLGDNPVDEELKNSLLGI; encoded by the coding sequence ATGAAAAAAATATTATTAATAATAACACTAGTTATTTCTGCCTTGTTTTCTGAGGCAAATGCACAAAAACAAATCGTATTTGAAGGAGTAACTATTCCTCGAACAATGAAATTTGAAAACAAAACATTGCAACTGAATGGTGCAGGATCCAGATCTAAAATGTGGGTCGAAGTATATATTCAAGCTTTGTATTTAAGCCAATTATCCCAAAATCCGAAAGAAATTATTAACGACAATTTAGAAATGTCTGTTCGAATTGAAATTACTTCTGCATTAGTTTCTTCTGGTAAATTAACCAGAGCTATGCAAACAGGGTTTGAAAAATCTGCAGGAACCGATTTCAATACGTTAAAACCAAAAATGGAATTATTAAAAAGCTACTTGGCTGACGAAATTAAAAGAGGAGATGTTTTTGAATTAACATATAATCCAACTGACAGTTCTGTTTGGGTTACAAAGAATGGTACCCTTAAAGGAAAAGTTCCTGGATTTGATTTCAAAAAAGTGTTTTTCGGTATTTGGCTAGGCGACAATCCAGTAGATGAAGAATTAAAAAATAGTTTATTAGGAATTTAA
- a CDS encoding Glu/Leu/Phe/Val dehydrogenase dimerization domain-containing protein, translating to MKDLLKKFENKAPEIIFNWKDSETEAEGWTVINSLRGGAAGGGTRMRKGLDMNEVLSLAKTMEVKFSVSGPAIGGAKSGINFDPNDPRKKGVLQRWYKAVSPLLKSYYGTGGDLNVDEIHEVIPMTEECGVWHPQEGVFNGHFKPTEADKINRIGQLRQGVIKVIENPRFSPDVTRKYTIADMITGYGVAEAVRHFYDIYGGSVKGKKAIVQGFGNVGSAAAFYLAEMGAKIIGIIDRDGGLINEEGFTFEEIKALFLAKDGNKLVADNMIPFEEINQRIWTIGAEIFTPCAASRLVAQSQIDSLIANGLEVISCGANVPFADKEIFFGSIMEEVDHKVSLIPDFISNCGMARVFAYFMEKKVQMTDEAIFNDTSETIKKAIAKAYDLNNSKTNISATAFEIALKQLT from the coding sequence ATGAAAGATTTATTAAAGAAATTTGAAAATAAAGCTCCTGAAATCATTTTCAACTGGAAAGACTCTGAAACAGAAGCTGAAGGCTGGACAGTGATTAACTCTCTTCGCGGTGGTGCTGCAGGTGGTGGAACCCGAATGAGAAAAGGACTGGATATGAATGAGGTTTTGTCATTGGCAAAAACCATGGAAGTGAAATTTTCGGTTTCTGGACCAGCGATTGGTGGTGCTAAATCTGGAATCAATTTTGACCCGAACGACCCCCGCAAAAAAGGGGTTTTGCAACGTTGGTACAAAGCGGTTTCCCCATTATTAAAAAGTTATTACGGAACAGGTGGCGATTTGAACGTAGATGAAATTCACGAAGTAATTCCAATGACCGAAGAATGTGGTGTTTGGCATCCGCAAGAAGGTGTTTTTAACGGACACTTCAAACCTACGGAAGCTGATAAAATCAATAGAATTGGACAATTGCGCCAAGGTGTAATCAAAGTAATAGAAAACCCAAGATTCTCACCAGACGTAACCAGAAAATACACGATCGCCGATATGATTACCGGTTATGGTGTTGCCGAAGCGGTACGTCATTTCTACGATATTTATGGTGGTTCCGTAAAAGGAAAAAAAGCCATTGTTCAAGGTTTTGGAAATGTAGGTTCGGCTGCAGCCTTTTATTTGGCCGAAATGGGAGCCAAAATCATAGGTATTATTGACCGAGACGGTGGATTAATCAACGAAGAAGGTTTTACTTTTGAAGAAATAAAAGCATTATTCCTTGCCAAAGACGGAAATAAATTGGTAGCGGATAACATGATTCCGTTTGAAGAAATCAACCAAAGAATCTGGACAATTGGTGCCGAAATATTTACTCCTTGCGCTGCTTCAAGATTGGTGGCTCAAAGTCAAATTGATAGCTTAATTGCTAATGGATTGGAAGTAATCTCGTGTGGAGCTAACGTTCCTTTTGCCGACAAAGAAATTTTCTTTGGTTCAATTATGGAAGAAGTAGATCACAAAGTAAGCTTGATTCCTGACTTCATTTCGAATTGCGGAATGGCGAGAGTTTTCGCTTATTTCATGGAAAAGAAAGTGCAAATGACTGACGAAGCCATTTTTAACGACACTTCCGAAACTATCAAAAAAGCCATTGCAAAAGCATATGACTTAAACAACTCCAAAACAAACATTAGTGCTACAGCATTTGAGATTGCCTTAAAGCAATTGACATAA